Within the Hevea brasiliensis isolate MT/VB/25A 57/8 chromosome 2, ASM3005281v1, whole genome shotgun sequence genome, the region TACGCATACTAAAACGTCACTAGCAATTGGTGGTTGGAATTTGTAGGGTCGCTCattcataaattttattctatttcaAACTTTTCAGGGCATGCTATTGTCATCAATTGTAGATTGGCAAGCTTTTTGCCTTATTTTGTCTCTCAGTATATAAAAATGGAATACAGGTCAGGTGACCTTAAAAGACAAAAGCATTTatagatattttcacaaaattgCAATTTATtgtaaaacaaaataattaaattgaaatgatgGATGATCTTTAATAGGATATGTGATATTACTTGTTCAGCATTTACTTTACTAAACTAATATGAAAATGATGCTTGTAAGCTTAAATGGTATGGAGATGACTAATTGCCATGGATTGGTTGCAGTTGTATGCTTTAATTTTTGTGGGTCGTGTTGTAATGCAACCCCACAAAAAAAATAGATTGGACGGAGGAGGTATAACCTTGCATAGCATACTACAAATAATTGTCGTGTAGAAGGATGGATGGTGATTGAAATTGAATAGGATTTTAATTAGGAGATGAATTTTCATGTATAGGTGTAAGAGATAAAAGACATGATTGGTGGCACCGCTGCATTGACAAACTGAATCTACCTAAGGGAATAAAATAGGCATATTATTGCTACTTCGACAGATAATACTTCACGGGAGAGAAACAGACAAGACCATTATTCATCCATCACAACTTGCCGCAACCATTCTCTCTTATTTTGCTtcctcataataataataataataataatagtaataataaataCCAACATGATGGTTGGCTTGATTGCTAAGACAAGTGTAATTAATTCTCATAATCTCATCATGTTACAAGGAGATCATAAAAAATCAGGTGGAAAAGTAGAGAAGAAATGCCTTAGCATAATTGCAAACATAAGTACAGCGCCGGTGGAGCTTTACAGAGAATCGGCTCAAAATCCGGAGGAATCCGTAGAGAAGGAAGAGTGCAGAGAGCAAAGCCGTAGAGTGGGACATGGTATCCCATGAAAAATGATATTATATAATCTCATTCGCCAAAAATTGTCGTACGTTCCCATCTATGTTTCGGTTACTTAAAAATCGATttgtttattaattatttcatttgATTTTATCCATCAATCAATCCCGTCGTCCTCCGTGCTACAGGCTACAGCTATCCCCCTATGCCCCAGCTTGCGGGCTTCTTCGCTCACCCCCTACCCTCATTTTCTTCTGCTTTGTCATCCGTGCCATTTCTTCCAAGTTGTACAATTTTACTCATCTTCTTCCTCTACAGTACCCACGCCTGCTCTAATTTCTTGTTCGtgcatttataaaaaaaaaaaaaacttgaaaataTATTGTACTTTCATGTTTTTATTTCTTAGCACATGGCTTTTTTTTTCTCGACATTTTTTTCTACAGCCTTCGAGCGGagacgatttttttttttttttttaatattgagcTAGAAGGATTTCTATGCTTGTCGGCCCATTTTAACAGACATTGGCAAACTTGGGAATAAGGATATTTGGACTTCCAAATTTTAAATGGACCAAAGTGGGATGTCGGTAATCAATCAGCCCGCCCAATTAATCCACCGCCGCCAGCCCAGGAGCCCTCTGTTTCGCCCCCAACTTTTCTATGAATACAGAGCGGCTTAAAATTTCGAATCGACCACAACGGTTTACACATCAAGAATGAGGGGACACAGTGatgatctccaccgttgatcagtCTTACTAACTCCATGGTCAAATCACAAACACTGATCTGACGATCTATATGTCCCACCCGAAGTATGCATAAGAGAATGATCTCATCAATCCAATAAGTACACTGTCAATTACCACCATTGTCAAAATGTTAAACCACCTGATCACCCCTAGATAACGATATAAGCCGGGCACAGAGGAAGCCTCATCTGCAACAGCAACCCACAGAATAGCCCTCCATCGGCCAATGGTGACATCAAATGATTCGTCTCTAACCCCGTTTCAGTCCTTCAGGGCTGTTGATGAGGCTGAAGATGAAGTAGTCGTAAAATCAGCAACCATCAAATAAATCTCCCGGGTCTCCACAAGAATTTTCGCCGCGCGCATCCTCTTCCGTCGAAATCGACTTCTTTAATTCACGAAGCCACCGGCGATGAATACTCTCTCCCATAAGATCACGATAATCAATAGCCGATACTCCATTACGGTCGCGAAATGTTGATAATAACACCGTTGTTAAACACCCCCTGGAATCTTCCAGACGGTCGTTGAATCTGCAGAGCAATGGATGGGGGTTTTTATTTCTTTGGCTGGGGAAAAGAGTGGTATGTTGCTGGTAAGGAAATGGATGGTGCCAAGGAGTGGGTCACGGAGACAATCGACGGCGTAGATTTCCAATGAAACACCGGTGGTTTCGCTGGAAAGGAATTCAGGCTTGTTGAAGTGGGCACTACATCGTCAATGCTTTTTGACCAATTTGGCCCATTTTGTAAGGTTTGCTTTTCTCTATGCTCTAACTATGTGGGAAAAACAACCTCACATTACAAATGGACTGGGACACAATTAGTTCAGCCCAATTTATGTTCAACTCCTCCAGGCCCACAACTTTCTTACACTCTGGCGTAATGATTTACGCTTTTGGAAAGAAATATAAGGATTACCTTTGGTGGCCTCAAACATGTGGTTCTCACTGCCAAGATTGCCATCCTTTTCCACATGTGTATTGTTATCGTCAAACTTGTGGTTCTGACGGCTAAGAATGTCATCCTTTTCCAAATGTGTATTGTTATCCTCACTCCCCAAGGGATATGATCGATTGACCATGAATTTGAATGTAATAGAAGTGCAAAGCTTGAAATATTATGCTACTGCTTACAAGTATTGGCAAGAGTACAATTTACAATTGTTTACTTAATTCTTGTGCtgtgattgtgaaatatgatAACTTGGCTTAATTTAGTAGCCGAATAAGCCAAATTAAAATGCATCAAATTTTTTGATCAAAATTTAGTTGCCGACTAGGCCAAATAAGTGCATGCATGCAGTCGCGATCAATCATAATAAGTGAAAGCTAATCCGTAACCGTGCATGCATGTGTACGACTGGAATTTATCTTCGAAACTCTATAAGTTGACCTGCAAGGTTACCTTTTGTCTATCAAGCTGTTGCGAAGAAAGCCAAATACAAGCAAGCAACGGCCACTAAAATCTACTCACTAGCCGTAACTTTTTCACTTGTTATGCTGCTTGCTCTGGTTTTCAGATCTGATGCTGGACGCATTGTGGTCTATTGGGGCCAGGATGAGAGGGAGGGCACACTTACTGCAACGTGTGCCACAGGACAATACCAAATCGTCAACATAGCATTCCTTTCAAAATTTGGCAATGCCCAAAAGCCTCGAATCGATTTAGCTGGTCATTGCGATGCAGCCTCTAATGGTTGCCAGAAGATCTCGAAGGACATCAAATATTGCCAAAACCGAGGCATTAAGGTAATGCTTTCAATTGGAGGTAGCGATGGCAGCTACAATTTAACTTCTGCTGATGATGCTAGGACTGTCGCCAACTATTTGTAGAACAAATTCCTCGGAGGACATTCGAACTCACGGCCTTTAGGCGACGCCGTGTTGGATGGTATAGATTTTGACATCGAGAAAGGTAGTGGAACTCACTACGCTGCACTTGCAGGAAGATTGTCCCAGCTCAGCCGAAACAGGAGGAAGAAAGTCTACTTAACTGCGGCACCACAATGTCCGTTCCCTGATCAATACATCAACGGTGCACTTTCCACTGGGCTATTCGACTATGTTTGGATCCAATTTTACAACAATCCTTCCTGTGAGTATAGTTCTAGCAATCCTGGGAAATTTAAGAGGTCCTGGATTAAATGGAAGTCATCTATTCCAGCTCGTAAGTTCTTTGTTGATCTTCCGGCTTCTCATGCTGCTGCTGGCAATGGTTTTGCGCCCACAAATGAGCTTGTATCTAAAGTACTGCCTTTTGTTAAGGGCTCTTCTAAATATGGGGGTGTCATGCTTTGGGATCGCTACAATGATCTGAAGAATGAATATAGTTCCAAAATTAAGGGCAGCGTTTAGATGCTCCAACAAAAcgtttgctttttatggattctCTTGGAAGAGTTCTTTTGGTacgataaaataaataatatcttGCTtgcttattaatttattttttttaacagaaGATATGATATACTTTAATAAGTATTCTTTCAACTTTCTTAGGGTATTAAAAATGATATTAGACATATTAACGACGCGgtgaaattttgagtttaaatATCAAgagtataaaattaattattaaaaaaaattaatagctaGCATGATTTGGTTTAAGTAATCGAAAGTATATTACTAATATTTATATTTAGGTAAAGTGTATggagattttttaaaattaagataagaaattaaaatatttttaattcacctattttgataattaaaaagtgaaaattttaattttaaaacctCAAACAACTTCACATTATTTGAAAGTCCTTCCTTCTAAATAAactcaatattttatttataaaaatttcctcCCAAACCACATTGTTAGTGGGGGAGTTTTATCCTCTCGCTAGCAAGTCAATTACACCAATGTTTTCCCACCAAAATTTGTGCTTTACCACTGTAACCTGAAAGAAAAACTCATAGtccatctaattttttttttctgtggaAAAGTTAGAATACACTCAC harbors:
- the LOC110638059 gene encoding LOW QUALITY PROTEIN: acidic endochitinase (The sequence of the model RefSeq protein was modified relative to this genomic sequence to represent the inferred CDS: substituted 1 base at 1 genomic stop codon), which gives rise to MLLALVFRSDAGRIVVYWGQDEREGTLTATCATGQYQIVNIAFLSKFGNAQKPRIDLAGHCDAASNGCQKISKDIKYCQNRGIKVMLSIGGSDGSYNLTSADDARTVANYLXNKFLGGHSNSRPLGDAVLDGIDFDIEKGSGTHYAALAGRLSQLSRNRRKKVYLTAAPQCPFPDQYINGALSTGLFDYVWIQFYNNPSCEYSSSNPGKFKRSWIKWKSSIPARKFFVDLPASHAAAGNGFAPTNELVSKVLPFVKGSSKYGGVMLWDRYNDLKNEYSSKIKGSV